The following DNA comes from Amycolatopsis albispora.
CCTGGTGCTGGCCAACTTCGCCGCGATCGCGGCCACGGTCTACGTCGTGGGCAGGCACGTGTGGCCCGCGGGCGGCCCCCGTGGCGCGATCATGATCGCCGCCGCGACCACGCCGTTGTCGGTTTTCCTCGAACCGGTCAGCGACACCTTCTCCTTCGGCCAGGTCAACCTGCTGCTGATGGGCCTGGTCGCGGTCGATTGCCTGGCGCCGAAAACCTGGTGGCCACGCGGGATCGGCGTCGGCATCGCCGCGGCGATCAAGCTCACGCCCGCCGCCTTTGTCCTCTACTTCCTGCTGCGCAAGGACTACCGGGCGGCGATCGTGGCCGCGGTGACCGGCGCCGTCGCCACCGTCGCCGGGTTCGCCGTCGACTTCGCCGGGTCGGTGAAGTTCTGGACCGGCGGTTCCGAGGGCCTCGCCGAGGTCAGCGGCTCACCGTTCCGCACCAACCAGGCGATCGAAGCCGCGCTGGCGCGGTTCGGCCTCTCCCCCGCCGACGTCACGGTGTGGTGGATCGTGCTCGGCCTGCTCGTGCTCGGCGTGACGATCGTGGCGATGCGGCGCGCTGACCCGGCACCGGCCCTGCTGGCCAACGCCGCGCTCGCGCTGGTCATCTCCCCGACCTCCTGGTCGCACCACTGGGTGTGGGTGGTGCCCGCGCTGGTGGTGATGCTCGCCTACGTGGTGCGCCGACTGACCGAAAACTCACTCGCCGCGATCGGCTGGTTCACCGCCGCGCTGCTCACCACGATCGCGTTCACCCTCGCGCCGTTCCACGAACTGCCCGGCTACAACGACAAGGAACTGCTGTGGACCACCGGCCAGCAGTTCGCCGGGAACAGCTACCTGCTGCTGGCGCTGACCTTCCTGATCTGCCTCGCGCTGCCCGCGCTCAGGACCGCAGGCGCGCGCGCTCGCGCTGCCAATCGCTGACCGACTCGAGACCGGCCTCGATTTCCGCGCGCAGCAACGACTTCTGCTGCGCGGCCACCGCAGGGCCGAGCAGTTCGGAGCATTCGGCCAGTGCCTCCCACGGGCTGCCTGCCAGCTCGCCGCACACCTCGCCCTCGGCCGGCGGTGCCAGGTTCTCGTCGAGACCGGTGATGCCCGCCGCGAGCAGGGCCGCGAGGACCAGGTGTGGTTGCGCGTCGGCGCCGGCGAACCGGAACTCCAGGCGCGGGGTGTCCCCACCGGCCACCCGCACCGCCGCCGTCCGGTCGTCAGTCCCCCAGCGCAGCACCCGCGGCGAGAACGGCCCCGTGCGCAGCCGCACGTAGCTGTTCCAGGTCGGCGCCCAGATCGGCGTCAGCGCCCTGGCGTGCCGCAGCACGCCCGCCAGGAAAGCGTTCAGGCGATCACGGTCCACACTAGATCCGTCCAAAGCGGACAGTGACAAGTGGACGTGGCCGGAGCTGCCGCGGCCGTTCCCCTCGGCTGCGGCGTACCCGGCGGTCACGCCGTGCTCGGCAGCCGCCCGCCGCACCAGGAACTGCTGCAGGAGCGCGTCGTCGCAGGCCGCGAGCGCGTCCCGGTGCCGCAGCACGATCTCGTACTGACCAGGGTGGCATTCGGCACGCGCCGACTCGACACCGAGCCCGGCCCGCGCCAGGAGTTCGGCCGCGGTGGTGAGCACCGGCCGCAAGTTTTCCGTGCCGCCGAGTGCGTAGTCCACCGGGTGCGCGGTGAGCGGTTCACCATCGGCGCCGCGGAAGGTCACCTCGTGTTCGATGCCGACCGACGGCACCAGCCCGCGTTCCTCCAGCGCGGCCAGCTGCCGGGTGAGCACCGTGCGCGGCGCGATGTCCACGGCCGCGCCGTCCGGCCACTCGACATCACAGACCACCGCGAGCGCACCCGGCACCGGCGTCAGCGTGGCCAGATCCGGTCGCATCCGCAGATCCCCGAAGCGGCCGGCATACCGGCGCAGCGACTCGTCCAATGTAGACGGCACATCCCGGTGAACGTCCCAGACGAACACATACGAGCAGACGCCGTACCCGTTCGCCAGCACCTCGTCGGCGAAGAACCGGCCGTCCAGCTCGACTCCGGCGAACCGCGCGTGCGGATCGGGCACCAGCAGCAACACCCGTGGCACTTCGGCGAGACCGTCCGGCACGCGCGCGGCTTCGCGCCGCTGGGCCAGGCTGCGCGGCCCGGCCGGTCTCGGCGAACCGTTCACCACGCGCCCGCGGGATCGGGGCCGTGCAACGGGTTCGGCGCCCGGCCCCACCGCACGTCGAACTCGTCGTCCCGCTCGACCTTGTCGAAGCCCTCGCCCGCGAGGTGTTCGCGGTTCAGCGTCACCCGCTCGACGTCCGGCGCGAACAGCGAGCACGCGTCGAAACGCGCCGCCAGTTCGGGATTGGCCTCGCGGAACCGGTTGACCACCTCGCGCACCAGCTCCCAGAACCGCGCGCGCGGCAGCGAAAGCTCGTCCAGCAGCAGTTCCGCCCAGAACCGGAACTGGCCGGAGAACACTGAGCTGAACAACGACTGCGCGAGCAGGTGCGCGGGCCAGCGCAGCATTTCCTCGGCCGCTTCCGGCGCCAGCCGCGCGTACACGTCGACTTCTTCGTCGAGCAGGTCCACGCCCTGCGCGAAATCCTTGATCGCCACGCGGAGTGGCCTGCCGTCCTCGTCCACGATCAGGATCAGGTTCTGGCCGTGCGGGCAGAACCCCACGCCGTAACGGAGCAGCCATTGCAGCAAGGGCGTCAGCAGCAGGTCGAACACCTTGGCGCACCAGGCTTCCGCACCCAGGTCCGACCGCCGGATGAGCGTGGCGAGCACCGATTCCCCGTCCGGCCCGCGATACGGCAGCGCGGCGAAGGACAGCGCGTGCTCACCGTCGCCGACGCGTTCCCGCAGCGGTTCGCGCCAGAGCGCGCCGAGCGTTTCGTGGAACCGGTACGGCAGCTCGTCCAGCGCGCCGAACAGCGGGTGCCGGACCGAAACACTGGCCACCTCACCCAGCAGCTCGAACCGGTACTGCTCGGTGAGCAGCGGATCGGCGGCGCTGACCTCCTTGAGCCACGCGGTGATCGCCGGTCCGGCGAGCGTGGCCGCCGAGTTGAGCCCGCGGTAGACCAGCGTGTTGCGCACCGACACGGCCGTCTTCACGTCCCGGCGCTCCGGCCTGCCGATGTTCGCCAGCGTGCGAACGGTCTGGTGTGGACGGTAGTGGTCGTGCCCCGGCCCGAGGTCGATCAGCACGCCGGTGCTCAGCTCGGCGGCGTAGAGCGTGCCGACGATCTCGTCGGCCTGCCACGGGTGCACCGGCACCAGCAGGTAGTCGGCCGGATCCCCGTACTCGGTGATCTGGGCGGTGAAGTCGGCACGCAGGTCGTGGTCGAGTTCCTCGGCCAGCAGCCGTTCCTCGCTCAGTTCGCCGATGCAGCGGAACTGGGCGTGTTCGCGATGCACGGCGAACCAGCGCAGCACCACGTCCGCCCCCGACTCCGGCGAGTACCGCTCGCGGTCAGTGGCCGAGAAGCCGACACGGCCCTTGTTCAGCACCAGCCGCGGGTGCCCGGTCAGGTGCCCGTCCGCCAGGTTGTAGTCCATAGTGGACAGCACGGCCGCGCTCGGCGCGTCCGCGAGGCGGGTGGCTTCGTTGGCCACCGTGGCGGTCAGCTCGGCCAGCACGTCCGCCAGGCGCAGCCCGCTCAGCCCGAGCGCTTCCTTGGCGTCCACCACCAGCGTCCGCGGATCGTCGGCGGGCGCGGTGCGCTCGGCGATCCGCACCGCGCTGCCCGCTTGCACGGTCCACGCGTCGAACGCACCGCGGCGCGCGCGGAACTCGTACCGCGCGCCCGGCAGGTTCAGCACCCAGCCGCGGTGGCCGTCGTCCGACTCCGCGGAGTCGCCCGCGTCGGCCGGCTCGGGCCGCAGCAGGCCTTCGTAGGACAACTCCCCCAGCATCTTGTGCACGATCAGCGCTCCGGCCGCCCGCCACGCCGCGGCGGTGTCCGCCGGATCGTCGCTGGCCAGGGAAACCTGCGCGGTCTCGGTCACGAGCCCTCCAGTCCGAACTTGGTGAACGCGGTGCGTTCCGGCAACCTGTAGACCGTACGCCCGCCGAGCGCGTTGAGAATGCGGGCCGAGCGCCACGCCGCCAGCCCGAGATCGGGGGCACCGACGCCGTGGGTGTGGCGTTCGGCGTTCTGCACGAACAGCGAGCCGGTCACCTCGGGTGGCAGCGCGAGCCGGTAGTCGCGGCCGACCACCGGGCGCCCGGCGCGGTCGCGCTCGCAGTCGCCGGTGTACGGGCTCAGCGTCTCGGTGTAGCCGGTCGCGGCGACCACCGCTCCGGTGTGGACGGTCGCGCTGCTGCCCTGTTCGGCGTGCCGCAGGCGCAGTTCGATGCCGTCGTCCGCGAGCCCGGCCCCGACCACCTCCACGCCGGGCGTGAGCGTCACGTCCGGCCAGCGGCCGCCGATGCCCAGCTGGTACAGCTCGTCGTGGATGGCCGCGATCGTTTCGGCGTCGATCCCCTTGTACAGCTGCCACTGCGACGGGACGAGCCGGTCGCGCACCGGTTCGGCCAGGCCGTGGAAGTAGGCGGTGTAGTCGGGGGTGAACTGCTCGAGCCCCAGCTTCGAGTACTCCATCGGCGCGAACGACCGCGTCCGGCTCAGCCAGCGCAGGCCGTGCGGCCGGGCACGCAGCAGGTCCAGGAACACCTCGGCACCCGACTGCCCCGAACCGAGCACGGTGACCGACGGCGCGGCGAGCAGTTCTTCGCGTGCCTGGAGGTAATCCGCCGAATGCACGGCGAGCGCGCCGGGTTCGGCGACGAGTTCGCGCAGCGCTTCCGGGACCTTCGGCGAGGTGCCGACCCCGAGCACGACGTTGCGGGCCAGCACCGGATCACCTTCGGCGAAGGAGAGCGCGAACGCGTTCTCCGCGGGTTCCCAGCGCACGCCGGTCACCGTACGCCCGAACCGGCACGACGGCAGCCGCTCGCTCACCCAGCGGCAGTAGTCGTCGTACTCCGCGCGCGGGATGTGGAAGCGCTCGGCGAAGTAGAACGGGAACAGCCGGTCCTTCGCCCGCAGGTAGTTCAGAAAGGACAGTTCGCTGGTGGGGTCGACCAGCGAGACCAGGTCGGCCAGGAACGGCACCTGCAGCGTGGTGCCTTCGATGAGCAGCCCGGGATGCCAGCTGAACCCGGGGCGGCGCTCGAAGAACACCGCGTCGAGCTCCGGCACCCCGGCGGCCAGTGCGGCCAGCGACAGGTTGAACGGGCCGATCCCGACGCCCGCCAGGTCCACCGGGCCGTTCACGAAAGGACCCGCTCCTCTCCGGCGGCGGTCAGCTCCGCCGCCGTCCGCACCACCAGGTCCAGCAGCGGCCGGTAGTCCGCCGCGGTGGCCTCGGGATTGAGCAGGGTGAGCTTGAGCCAGACCTGCTCGGCGCCGCCGGGCCCGGTGGGCATGGTGGCCCGGCCGAGCACCGCGGTGCCCGCCTCCAGCAGGGTGCGGCGGACCCGCGCCACCACCTCGTCCGGCACGCGCGGGCGGAAGAGCACAGTGGACAGTGAGGGCGCGGCCCACAGGTGCAGGCCGGGATCGGCGGCGATGTCCTCGGCCACCTCGGTGGCGGTTTCGCAGCAGCGCGCCACCAGCCTGCCCAGTTCCCGGTGCCCCAGCGCGTAGAAGGTGACCGCCATCCGGAAGGCGTCCGGCCGCCGGGAGGTCCGGATCGACCGGCCGAGCAGGTCCGGCAGCCCGGCTTCGGTGTCGTCGTCGGCGTTGAGGTACTCCGCGCGCACGTTCAGCGCGCCGAGCATCCTGGCGTCGCGGCAGGCCAGCAGCCCGGCCGCGACCGGCTGCCAGCCGAACTTGTGCATGTCCAGCGCGACCGAGTCGGCCTCGGCGAGCCCCGCCAGCAGTCCGGCGTGCGCCGGGCTGAACAACGCCATCCCGCCGTACGCGGCGTCGACGTGCAGGTGCGCGCCCGCGGCCCGGCACAGCGCGGCGATTTCGGGCAGCGGATCGATTTCACCGGTGTTCGTGGTGCCCGCGGTCGCCACCACCACGGCGGGTTCGGTGAGCGCGTCCAGCGCCTCGGCGAGCGCGTCGGGACGCAGCCGGTCGCCGTCGCAGGCGACCACCACGGGCGCGGGCAGCCCGAGCACCCACGCCGCCCTGGCCACGCTGTGATGCGCGTTCGCGCCGCAGACCGGGACCACGCGGTGGCCGGGGGCGTGCTCACGCGCGAGCAGCAGGCCGAGCAGGTTCGACTCGGTGCCGCCGGTGGTCACCACGGCGTCGGGTGCGGTGTCCTCACCGGGGAAGCAGACGCGGGCCAGCGCGGCGGTGAACTCGCGTTCCAGCTCACTGGCGACCGGTGCCTGGTCCCACGAGTCCATCGAGGGGTTGAGCGCGGCGGCCACCACGTCCGCGGCCACCGACACGGCCAGCGGCGGGCAGTGCAGATGCGCGGCACACCAAGGATCCGCGGGATCGACCGAGCCCGCGGCCAGCAGCGCGCTCAGCTCGGTCAGCGCGCGCTCTGCGCCGACGCCCTCGGCCAGCAACGATCCACTGGGCAACGCGGAAGCCAGTTCGGCGGCCACCGCGGCGGGACCGCCACCCGGCGCGGGTCCGCGGCGTTCGGCGGCACCGGCCGCGAAACCCCGCAGCGCGAAGGGAATCAGCTCGGCCAGCCGTTCGTGCCCGGCCGTTCCGCCGGCCAGTGCCGGACCCGGTTCCCCGCGCGAGTTCGCCACCCGTCCTCCTTAGGTTTGCCTACCCTGAACCAGGGTACGGACCACCGCTTCCCGCTTCATCATGTGGGTGGCCGGGCGCGTGGCGGTTCCACCATCCGGTCTACGCGGGCCACCGCGGGGTAGATTCGCCCGCGGAGGTGACGATCTTGCCGGTTCGGTTGCTGGGCGCGGTCACGCTCGGCGGGGCACTCGGCAGCCTCGCCCGATTCGGCCTGTCCGTGCTGTTTCCGCACCCGCCGGGCGGTTTCGCGGTGTCCACAATGCTCGTGAACGTGACCGGCTGCCTGCTCATCGGCGTGTTGTACACGGCAACCGACCACCCGTTGTGGCGGGCTTTCCTCGGTGTCGGCGTGCTCGGCGGCTACACCACGTATTCGACGGCGGTGCTCGACGCGCTGCAAGCCGGGCAAACCGGACACGCATTGCCCGCGCTGGCTTACACCTTCGGCACGCTGGTCGCCTGCCTGCTGGCCGTGGTGGCCGGAATGCGCCTGTTCACCCGATCGGGCGAGCGATGACCGCGCTGCTCGTTGCCGTCGGTGGCGCGGCCGGTGCGGTGCTGCGGTATCTCGTGCACCGGCTCTGGGCGTCGCGCACGGCGTTCCCGTGGGCGACGTTCGCGGTGAACGTGGCCGGTTCGGCGTTGCTCGGCCTGCTCACCGGGGTCACCGGCGCGGCGCAGGCGCTGCTCGCGGTCGGCCTGTGCGGGGCGCTCACCACGTACTCGACCTTCGGTTTCGAAACCGTCGAGCTGATCAACCGGGGCCAGGCACCGCGGGCGGTGGGCTACGTGGCGGCGACGATGGTCGCCGGTTTCGGCGCCGCCGCGCTCACCCTCCACCTGCGGTGAGGCCCCAGCGAGGTCAGCGCGGGCGCAGTGCCCTGACCTGTTCGAACGGGTCGCCGCCGGTGGGCAGCAGGGCGATCACCGGTGTGGTCAGCCCGTTGTCCACATAGGACTGGACGCGCTCGCGGCAGGCTTCCGGGCTGCCGTGCACGATCAGGTCGTCGACCACCTCGTCCGGGATCGCCGCGTTCGCCGCCTTCCGGTCGCCGGCGGCCCACGCCTGGTGCATCGGGGCCAGGATCTCCTCGCGCCCCAGCCAGTCGTGGAACTTCGCGTACACCGGCACGGTCAGGTAACTGCTGATCAGCAGGCGGCCAAGGCCGCGGGCGGCCTCGGCGTCCTCGGTGGGGCAGACGAAGATCCGCGCGGCCAGTTCCGGCTCCGGGCCGAGCACCTCGCGCACCTTCGGCACGTCCGCGGGCGCGAGCCAGTTCGTGATGGCGCCGTCGGCTTCCTTCGCGGCCAGCTTCAGCATGCCGGGCCGCAGCGCCGCCAGCATGATCGGCGGCGCGGGGTCCGGGATGCGCTCCAGCCGGAACTTGCTGACCGAGAACGTCGGGTACTTCTCGGTCACCTTCTCCCCCGCCAGCGCGGCACGCAGGAAGCGCAGCGTGTCCCGCGTCCGCGCGAACGGCTCGCTGAACTCGGCGGCGTTCCAGCCCTCCACGATCACCGGCGACGACGTGCCGATGCCGAGCACGAACCGGCCCGGCGCGCATTCGGCCAGCGTCGCCGCGCTCATCGCGAGCAGGCCGGGGCCACGCGTGTACACCGGCACGATCGCGGTGCCCAGCCGCAGCGAAGGCGCCCACTGCGAGGCCAGCAGCAGTGGCGAGAACGCGTCGGTACCGGCGGTTTCGGCGGACCAGGCGTCGGTGTAGCCGAGGTCCGGCAACTCCTGCACCAGTTCGCGGTGCGCGGCGAGCGGCACCCCGGTGAACGGGATCGTGATGCCCCAGCGGTTGGTCACGCGTTGTTCTCCTCTCGATGGGAGTTCAGCTCCCGGTGCAGCCAGCCGACCTGGAGGCGGAGCAGGTTCTCCGCCACGTCCTCGGCCTGCGGGGTCATGTGCGTCGCACCGGCCAGCGGCAGGAAGGTGTGCGGGCGCCCGGCCGCGAGCAGCGCCGAAGACAACCTCAGCGTGTGCGCCACAAAAACGTTGTCGTCAGCGAGCCCGTGCACCAGCAGCAGCGCCCGCCGCAGCTCACCGGCGTCGGCGAGCAGCGAGTTCCGTTCGTAGCACTCGGCATCCTGCTGCGGCGTGCCCAGGTAGCGCTCGGTGTAGTGCGTGTCGTACAGCGACCAGTCGGTGACCGGCGCGCCCGCGACCGCCGCGTGGAACACGTCCGGCCGCCGCAGCACCGCCAGCGCCGACAGGTAACCGCCGTACGACCAGCCGCGGATGCCCACCCGGCCGAGATCGAGCGCCGGGTGGTCGGCGGCCGCCGCGAGCAGTGCGTCCACCTGGTCGGCCAGGGTGACCCCGGCGAGGTCGCGCGAGATCTCCTTCTCCCACGCGGGACCACGTCCCGGCGTGCCGCGGCCGTCGGCGATCAGCACGGCGAAGCCCTGGTCCGCCAGCCACTGCGGGTTCAGGAAGGCGTTGCGGCTCTGCAGCACGCGCTGCGCGTGCGGACCGCCGTAGGGATCGAGCAGCACCGGTAGCTTGCCCTGCTCGGGGCGGTACCCGGTGGGCAGCAGCAGCGCCGCGCGCAGCCCGCGCTCCCCCAGCGTCAGCCAGGCCGGGTTCGGCTCCAGCCCGGGGTCCACAGTGGACGAAACCACCTTCGCCACCGGCTGCGCGTCGCTGAGCACGGTCACCTCGGGCCCGCTGTGCTCCAGGCTCCACGAGGACAGCACGGTCACCGCGGCCGAACCGGCACCGATGTGCACACCGTCCGAAAGGGACAGTCGCTCCACCCGGCCGCCGTTGGTGCGGTAGACGTGGATCTGCGTCGGGTCCGCGGCCGAGGCGCTGAACAGCACCTCGTCGCCGGCGTGCAGCACCGAGCGCACCTGGAGCCCCGGCTCGGTGACCGCGTGGTTGTCCACGAACAGGCGGTAGGTGTCGTCGGCGACGCCGACCCGGACCAGCCTGCCGTCGCTGGTCCACGCCGGCGAACCGGGCACCAGCTCGACCCAGTGCTCGTCGGTTTCCGCGTGCAGCAGGTAGGTCGAGCCGTCGCTGGTGTCCACCGAGCGGATCTCCAGCCGCCGCTGGTCGCGCGGCTGCACCGCGATCAGCGGCGGGCCGCCCGCCGACCAGTGCACCGCGGCCAGGTACTCCCAGTCCCCGCGCTCGACGTCCACCCGGCTGCCGTCCAGCCCGATGACCGACAGCGAAACGTCCACATTGGCCGATCCGGCGGCCGGGTAGGCCACGGTGTGCCCGCCGGTGTCCGGGCGCGCGGGATCGGCGATGGTCCAGCGGGGCACCGCGCTGCTGTCGCTGCGCTCCACCAGCAGCCGGTCGCCGCCGGGCGACCACCAGTACCCGCGGGCGCGGCCCATCTCCTCGGCCGCGATGAACTCGGCGAGCCCCCAGGCGATGTGCTCGCCCGGCTCGTCCACCAGCACCCGGTCCTCGCCGGTGGCCAGGTCCGCCACCCGCAGCCGCCGGTCGCGCACGTAGGCCACGTGCGTGCCGCCGGGGTTGGGACGCGGGTCGATCACCGCGGTGTCCACCAGCGTGGTGATCTCGCCGGAGCCGAGGTCGACGGTGTGCAGCTTGCCGGACAGGCTGAAGGTGGCCAGGCGGAAGGCCGCGTCGACGGCGTACCCGACCACCCCGGCCGACGTCTCGCGGCTGCGTTCGCGGCGGGCCCGCTCCTCCGGCGGCAGGTCCTCCTCGCCGGGCAGCAGCACGGCGGCGTCGACCACCTTGGTCTCGGTGCCGGTGCCCAGGTCGAGGTGCCACAGGCTGGTGCGCCGGTCGACCCCGGACTCGGCGCGCAGGAACAGCACGCGGGTGCCGTCCGGGGAGATCCGGAACTCCTTGGGCGCGCCCAGGGTGAACCGCTGGGTGCGGGCCTGCTTCCGGAGAAAGGAGACGTCGTCACTCACGGGCAGCAACTCTGTCAGACCCACCGGCGGTTGGCTACGGCACCGCTTTCGCCGCTTCCAGCTCGGCCAGCTGGGCCGCCACGTCGTACCCCGGGTCCGGGTAGGCCGGCGCCAGCTCGCGCAAGGTCTCCAGCAGCAGCGTGGCCACCGCCCAGTTCCGGTACCACTTGCGGTCGGCGGGCACCACGTACCACGGCGCGGCGGCGGTGCTGGTCTGCCGCAGCACGCCGCGGTAGGCGCGCTGGTAGTCGTGCCAGCGCTCGCGGGCTTCGAGGTCGGCCGGGGTGTACTTCCAGCGCTTGGCCGGGTCGAGCAGGCGGGCACGCAGGCGCCGCAGCTGTTCCTCCGGGGAGATGTGCAGGAACACCTTGACCAGCGTGGTGCCGGTGTCGGCCAGCTCCCGTTCGAAGGCGTTGATCTCGCGGTACCGCTGCTTGAGCTCCGGCCCGGCGAGCTGCCCGAGCACGCGCGGCACCAGCACGTCCTCGTAGTGCGAGCGGTCGAACACCCCGATCTGCCCGGGATCAGGGAGCGCCTTGCGGACCCGCCAGAGGAAGTGGTGCCGCCGTTCGGCCGCGGTCGGCTTCTTGAACGCCTGGTACCGCACGCCCTGCGGATTGACCATGCCGAGCACGTGGCGGACCGTGCCGCCCTTGCCGGAGGTGTCCATGCCCTGCAGCACCAGCAGCACGCGGCGGTCGCTCTCGGCGAACAGCCGCTCCTGCAGCTCGTCCAGTTCGGCCCCGAGCTCGGGCAGCTCGCCGAGCGCCTTGCTCTTCTTGGCGGGCCCGGCCGGCCGGTCGCCGGGGTCGGGCAGGCCGCCGCTCACGGCCCGGAACACCTCACGCGCGGTCATCCGGCGACCCTAGAACAGTGATCACCCGCACGCAGCGGTGCTCACCCGGCGAGGTCACAACGAATCGCGGTCCAGAGCGGCCAACTGCGCAACGAACGCCGGGCAGAAGCAATGATTTCCGGATGAAGAGTCCGCGAGCAGGACCTAACCTGATCGCATGACGACCTCCGCCGCCGAAACCTCCGCCGCCGAGTACGTGGCCCTCGACGAGCACTGGGGCACGCACAACTACCACCCCCTGCCCGTGGTCATCACCGAAGGCGATGGCGCCTGGGTCACCGACGTCGAAGGCAAGCGGTACCTCGACTTCCTGGCCGGGTACTCCGCGCTCAACTTCGGGCACCGGCACCCCGCGCTGGTCGCCGCGGCCACCGAGCAGCTGAACCGGGTCACGCTCACCTCGCGGGCCTTCCACCACGACCAGTTGGGGCCGTTCTGCCGGGAGCTGGCCGAGCTGACCGGCACCGAGATGGTGCTGCCGATGAACTCCGGCGCCGAGGCGGTGGAGTCCGCGGTCAAGGTCGCCCGCAAGTGGGCCTACCAGGTCAAGGGCGTGCCGGACGGCCAGGCGCAGATCGTGGTGGCCGGGTCCAACTTCCACGGCCGCACCACCACCATCGTCTCCTTCTCCACCGACGAGACCGCGCGCGCCGACTTCGGCCCGTTCACCCCTGGGTTCGTCACCGTGCCCTACGGCGACGCCGAGGCGCTGCGCGCGGCCATCGGCCCGAACACCGCGGCCGTGCTGCTCGAACCGATCCAGGGCGAGGCCGGGGTGATCGTGCCGCCGGAGGGTTACCTCGCCGAGGCGCGGCGGCTGTGCGACGAGACCGGCACGCTGCTGATCGCCGACGAGATCCAGTCCGGCTTGGCGCGCACCGGCACGCTGCTGGCGCTGGAGCACGAGAACGTGCGTGCCGACGTGTACACGCTCGGCAAGGCGCTCGGCGGCGGCATTCTGCCGGTGTCCGCGGTGGTCGGGTCGCGTGACGTGCTCGGCGTGCTGCGTCCCGGTGAGCACGGGTCCACCTTCGGCGGCAACCCGCTCGCGTGCGCGGTCGGGCGCGGGGTGATCCGGCTGCTGGCCACCGGCGAGTTCCAGCAGCGTTCTGCCGAACTGGGCGCGCACCTGCACGAGCGGCTGGCGAAGCTGGTCGGCAACGGGCTGTCCGCGGTCCGCGGGCGCGGGCTGTGGGCGGGTGTGGACATCGCGCCCGGCGGCCCGACCGGGCGCGAGGCCTCGCAGGCACTGGCCGGGCTCGGCGTGCTGTGCAAGGAAACCCACGGGCACACGCTGCGCCTGGCGCCGCCGCTGGTGATCGAACAGGACGAACTGGACCGTGGCATCGAGGCGCTGGCCGAGGTGATCGGCGCGCGGTAGCCCCGATCTGGTTAGCTCCCTCCCAGCAGCGGGCGGAGGGAGCCAGCCATGGTCAGCGGACGGCGGGAAGCAGCGGAGCTGCGAGTGATCCAGGACCCGGACGAGGTCCGGGCACAGGGAAAGGCGTTGCGCGAGGCGACGCCGCCCGCCGCGCACGACCACGAGGCGGCCGGGCCGCGGCGGCCCGGCGTGCTGGAGTTCATCGGCACCAGCAACGCCGGGCGGCTGCCGTCGCTGGTGCCGCTGCGGATGGGCCGGATGGTCTCCTCGCCG
Coding sequences within:
- a CDS encoding lysine N(6)-hydroxylase/L-ornithine N(5)-oxygenase family protein → MNGPVDLAGVGIGPFNLSLAALAAGVPELDAVFFERRPGFSWHPGLLIEGTTLQVPFLADLVSLVDPTSELSFLNYLRAKDRLFPFYFAERFHIPRAEYDDYCRWVSERLPSCRFGRTVTGVRWEPAENAFALSFAEGDPVLARNVVLGVGTSPKVPEALRELVAEPGALAVHSADYLQAREELLAAPSVTVLGSGQSGAEVFLDLLRARPHGLRWLSRTRSFAPMEYSKLGLEQFTPDYTAYFHGLAEPVRDRLVPSQWQLYKGIDAETIAAIHDELYQLGIGGRWPDVTLTPGVEVVGAGLADDGIELRLRHAEQGSSATVHTGAVVAATGYTETLSPYTGDCERDRAGRPVVGRDYRLALPPEVTGSLFVQNAERHTHGVGAPDLGLAAWRSARILNALGGRTVYRLPERTAFTKFGLEGS
- a CDS encoding glycosyltransferase 87 family protein — encoded protein: MANEAPKPVALRFFWVVLVLGLAGAWFTLWPLVESAGSWQIDLEVYRNGYNAWRADGDLYGVMPETQIGNPLPFIYPPFALLALLPFAALPWVTANTLLVLANFAAIAATVYVVGRHVWPAGGPRGAIMIAAATTPLSVFLEPVSDTFSFGQVNLLLMGLVAVDCLAPKTWWPRGIGVGIAAAIKLTPAAFVLYFLLRKDYRAAIVAAVTGAVATVAGFAVDFAGSVKFWTGGSEGLAEVSGSPFRTNQAIEAALARFGLSPADVTVWWIVLGLLVLGVTIVAMRRADPAPALLANAALALVISPTSWSHHWVWVVPALVVMLAYVVRRLTENSLAAIGWFTAALLTTIAFTLAPFHELPGYNDKELLWTTGQQFAGNSYLLLALTFLICLALPALRTAGARARAANR
- a CDS encoding glutamine synthetase, which codes for MNGSPRPAGPRSLAQRREAARVPDGLAEVPRVLLLVPDPHARFAGVELDGRFFADEVLANGYGVCSYVFVWDVHRDVPSTLDESLRRYAGRFGDLRMRPDLATLTPVPGALAVVCDVEWPDGAAVDIAPRTVLTRQLAALEERGLVPSVGIEHEVTFRGADGEPLTAHPVDYALGGTENLRPVLTTAAELLARAGLGVESARAECHPGQYEIVLRHRDALAACDDALLQQFLVRRAAAEHGVTAGYAAAEGNGRGSSGHVHLSLSALDGSSVDRDRLNAFLAGVLRHARALTPIWAPTWNSYVRLRTGPFSPRVLRWGTDDRTAAVRVAGGDTPRLEFRFAGADAQPHLVLAALLAAGITGLDENLAPPAEGEVCGELAGSPWEALAECSELLGPAVAAQQKSLLRAEIEAGLESVSDWQRERARLRS
- a CDS encoding IucA/IucC family protein; protein product: MLGELSYEGLLRPEPADAGDSAESDDGHRGWVLNLPGARYEFRARRGAFDAWTVQAGSAVRIAERTAPADDPRTLVVDAKEALGLSGLRLADVLAELTATVANEATRLADAPSAAVLSTMDYNLADGHLTGHPRLVLNKGRVGFSATDRERYSPESGADVVLRWFAVHREHAQFRCIGELSEERLLAEELDHDLRADFTAQITEYGDPADYLLVPVHPWQADEIVGTLYAAELSTGVLIDLGPGHDHYRPHQTVRTLANIGRPERRDVKTAVSVRNTLVYRGLNSAATLAGPAITAWLKEVSAADPLLTEQYRFELLGEVASVSVRHPLFGALDELPYRFHETLGALWREPLRERVGDGEHALSFAALPYRGPDGESVLATLIRRSDLGAEAWCAKVFDLLLTPLLQWLLRYGVGFCPHGQNLILIVDEDGRPLRVAIKDFAQGVDLLDEEVDVYARLAPEAAEEMLRWPAHLLAQSLFSSVFSGQFRFWAELLLDELSLPRARFWELVREVVNRFREANPELAARFDACSLFAPDVERVTLNREHLAGEGFDKVERDDEFDVRWGRAPNPLHGPDPAGAW
- a CDS encoding fluoride efflux transporter FluC — encoded protein: MPVRLLGAVTLGGALGSLARFGLSVLFPHPPGGFAVSTMLVNVTGCLLIGVLYTATDHPLWRAFLGVGVLGGYTTYSTAVLDALQAGQTGHALPALAYTFGTLVACLLAVVAGMRLFTRSGER
- a CDS encoding pyridoxal phosphate-dependent decarboxylase family protein, coding for MANSRGEPGPALAGGTAGHERLAELIPFALRGFAAGAAERRGPAPGGGPAAVAAELASALPSGSLLAEGVGAERALTELSALLAAGSVDPADPWCAAHLHCPPLAVSVAADVVAAALNPSMDSWDQAPVASELEREFTAALARVCFPGEDTAPDAVVTTGGTESNLLGLLLAREHAPGHRVVPVCGANAHHSVARAAWVLGLPAPVVVACDGDRLRPDALAEALDALTEPAVVVATAGTTNTGEIDPLPEIAALCRAAGAHLHVDAAYGGMALFSPAHAGLLAGLAEADSVALDMHKFGWQPVAAGLLACRDARMLGALNVRAEYLNADDDTEAGLPDLLGRSIRTSRRPDAFRMAVTFYALGHRELGRLVARCCETATEVAEDIAADPGLHLWAAPSLSTVLFRPRVPDEVVARVRRTLLEAGTAVLGRATMPTGPGGAEQVWLKLTLLNPEATAADYRPLLDLVVRTAAELTAAGEERVLS